From Lysobacter lycopersici:
GAAACGGCGATCGCCAGCGATCGCTTCCATTGCGACACGCTCGCGCGCTGCGACGACGCGGCGATCCGCGCCTGCGGCGTGTCCGGCAACAAGCTGCTGGCGCTGCGCGACCTCGCGTTGCGCGAACAACGCGGCGAAATCCCGACGCTCAGGCAGATGGCGACGCTGGACAACGACGCGATCATTGCCGCGCTGGTGCCGATCCGCGGCATCGGCCGCTGGACGGTGGAGATGATGCTGATGTTCCGCCTCGGCCGCCCGGACGTGCTGCCGGTCGACGATCTCGGCATCCGCAAGGGCGTGCAGGTGCTGGACAAGCTCGAGGAAATGCCGACGCCGAAGGAACTGCTGGCGCGCGGCGAGCGCTGGGCGCCGTTCCGCAGCTACGCCAGCTTTTATCTGTGGCGCATCGCCGATGCGGGCGTGCAGGCGA
This genomic window contains:
- a CDS encoding DNA-3-methyladenine glycosylase family protein encodes the protein MPRHARGFDTEAATKHLSKDRRFAPWLKKLPVIEADPRWKKPFDPVDALARAILYQQLSGKAAATIVGRVETAIASDRFHCDTLARCDDAAIRACGVSGNKLLALRDLALREQRGEIPTLRQMATLDNDAIIAALVPIRGIGRWTVEMMLMFRLGRPDVLPVDDLGIRKGVQVLDKLEEMPTPKELLARGERWAPFRSYASFYLWRIADAGVQAKTPTKRSQD